One genomic segment of Bacillus oleivorans includes these proteins:
- a CDS encoding nucleotidyltransferase domain-containing protein: MKHSPESAAYKFITTYFPGCDGALLSGSVIRGEGTSASDLDIVIFQKDLPSAYRETFHLFDWPIEAFVHNFTSYRVFFESDRDRARPSLARMIAEGQVIKEHDFLHYVKKEAEELLKAGPEPWTEGTLQTKRYMLTDVLYDFIGAENPKEELSIAAALADQIHEFVLRTNQQWLGYSKWVYRALLAFDPVLAEKYYQAFHVYYRTGEKKLIIALADEVLEPFGGRLVEGYSAGKI; encoded by the coding sequence TTGAAGCATTCACCAGAATCAGCTGCTTATAAGTTTATCACTACATATTTTCCTGGCTGTGATGGAGCTCTTCTCTCAGGAAGTGTTATAAGAGGAGAGGGAACATCTGCATCCGATCTCGACATCGTTATCTTTCAAAAAGATCTTCCGAGTGCATATCGGGAAACGTTTCATCTATTTGATTGGCCAATTGAGGCATTTGTTCATAATTTTACTTCTTACAGAGTGTTTTTTGAGTCTGATCGGGACCGGGCACGACCTTCACTTGCAAGGATGATTGCGGAAGGGCAAGTCATTAAAGAGCATGATTTTTTACATTATGTAAAAAAAGAGGCAGAAGAACTTCTGAAAGCGGGACCCGAGCCATGGACAGAGGGAACGCTTCAGACGAAAAGGTATATGCTGACGGATGTACTGTATGATTTTATAGGTGCTGAGAACCCGAAGGAGGAGCTATCCATTGCTGCCGCACTAGCTGATCAGATACATGAATTTGTATTACGTACAAATCAGCAGTGGCTTGGTTATTCAAAATGGGTATATCGGGCTTTACTTGCTTTTGATCCTGTTCTTGCAGAGAAGTATTACCAGGCTTTTCACGTCTATTACCGTACAGGAGAAAAGAAATTAATCATAGCTCTAGCAGATGAAGTGCTGGAACCGTTTGGGGGACGTCTAGTTGAAGGGTATTCAGCAGGAAAAATATAA
- a CDS encoding TetR/AcrR family transcriptional regulator: protein MSKNNLLDAMIAQTKLSKKQTDKQQKITETAIKLFAEKGFANTSTSEIAKAAGVAEGTIFRHYGTKDNLLLSVLLPFLKESLPTMAEDVFNELLTDQVANFEDFLRALAKNRIAFINENKEIFQIFVKEVLYSEELKNEIFPYISENIFQRIAKVVDHFKARGELVDLPTITIQRLLFTIIGGFLFSRFVLLPNQEETIDESEIDQIVQFIMDGIRKKSQSE from the coding sequence ATGTCTAAGAACAATCTGTTGGATGCAATGATTGCCCAAACAAAACTATCTAAGAAACAAACCGATAAACAGCAAAAAATTACAGAAACAGCCATCAAACTGTTTGCAGAAAAGGGGTTCGCGAATACCTCAACAAGCGAAATAGCAAAAGCAGCTGGAGTAGCGGAAGGGACGATTTTTCGTCATTATGGTACTAAAGATAATTTACTGCTCTCCGTGCTCCTGCCCTTTTTAAAGGAATCTCTTCCTACAATGGCTGAAGATGTTTTTAATGAATTGTTGACCGATCAAGTTGCCAACTTTGAAGATTTTTTACGAGCATTAGCAAAAAACCGGATCGCATTTATCAATGAAAATAAAGAAATATTTCAAATTTTTGTTAAAGAGGTTCTGTATAGTGAAGAGCTAAAGAATGAAATATTTCCTTATATTTCGGAAAATATCTTCCAAAGGATTGCTAAAGTCGTGGATCATTTTAAAGCGCGCGGAGAACTGGTTGATCTGCCAACGATAACCATACAAAGACTGCTCTTTACCATAATTGGCGGTTTTCTCTTCTCTCGTTTCGTGCTATTGCCTAACCAAGAAGAAACAATCGATGAAAGTGAAATTGATCAAATAGTTCAGTTTATTATGGATGGAATCCGGAAAAAAAGCCAGAGTGAATAA
- a CDS encoding ABC transporter permease, whose amino-acid sequence MRILALIKRICLQMFREKRTLGLLFVAPLLILSLMYLLFNGEAVDPELGAVNLDEYLVSALDDADIVIHEYEEGSETSKLVVDEDLDGFLQMDNGNIVLTLQNSDPTSAKALQMKVNQVIGAGAQAQLVNQIGGQIDIPQVNIETEYVYGNSDTEFFDVLSPILVGFFVFFFVFLISGIGLLKERTTGTLERLMSTPIRRGEIVTSYLIGYGLFAVIQTFIIVLYSITVLDMVLVGSIWNVIIINLLLALVALSLGTLLSAFAASEFQMVQFIPIVVIPQVFFSGIIPLEGMADWLQALAKIMPIHYAADALKDVMYKGLELRDVGGDILALAIFAMIFIVCNIFALKGYRTL is encoded by the coding sequence ATGAGAATTCTAGCGTTAATTAAAAGAATTTGCCTGCAAATGTTTCGCGAAAAACGGACACTCGGCCTTTTATTTGTAGCACCATTACTGATTTTATCTTTAATGTATCTTTTATTTAATGGAGAAGCTGTTGATCCGGAATTAGGGGCTGTTAATCTTGATGAATATTTAGTTAGTGCACTTGATGATGCCGATATCGTCATTCATGAATATGAAGAAGGCTCTGAAACTTCTAAACTAGTAGTCGACGAAGACCTAGACGGTTTCTTGCAAATGGATAACGGAAATATCGTCCTAACCCTCCAAAATAGTGATCCTACTTCAGCAAAAGCCCTGCAAATGAAGGTGAACCAAGTAATCGGTGCCGGGGCTCAGGCTCAATTAGTGAATCAGATCGGAGGCCAAATTGACATTCCGCAGGTAAACATAGAGACAGAATATGTATATGGAAATAGTGATACTGAATTTTTTGATGTATTAAGTCCGATTTTAGTAGGATTCTTTGTTTTCTTTTTTGTATTCCTGATTTCAGGAATTGGTCTGTTAAAGGAGCGAACAACCGGAACACTGGAAAGACTGATGTCTACCCCGATCCGCAGAGGAGAAATTGTAACCTCCTACTTAATTGGCTATGGTTTATTTGCAGTTATTCAAACCTTTATTATTGTTTTATACTCTATAACCGTTTTAGATATGGTCCTTGTAGGCTCCATCTGGAACGTAATCATTATTAACTTGCTGCTTGCGCTTGTTGCCCTTTCATTAGGAACGCTTTTATCAGCTTTTGCGGCTTCTGAATTTCAAATGGTTCAATTTATCCCGATTGTGGTAATCCCGCAAGTGTTTTTTTCAGGGATTATTCCGCTTGAAGGGATGGCTGATTGGTTACAGGCACTGGCTAAAATCATGCCGATTCATTATGCAGCCGATGCCTTAAAGGATGTCATGTATAAAGGACTTGAGCTCAGGGATGTTGGCGGAGATATATTAGCTTTAGCTATCTTTGCCATGATCTTTATTGTTTGTAATATATTCGCTTTGAAGGGGTACCGTACGTTATAA
- a CDS encoding ABC transporter ATP-binding protein, with the protein MSVSIAIEKISKSFGKKVVLSQIDLKIEEGKIYGFIGPSGAGKTTLVKMIVGMDQPDTGTIHVLDKKVPNLELLQEIGYMAQSDALYTELTGKENLQFFASLFKLNRAEMKERIAYAADLVNLTSDLNKKVSAYSGGMKRRLSLAIALIQNPKILILDEPTVGIDPELRLSIWNELLRLKKEEGKTIIVTTHVMDEAEKCDFIAMVRDGVILTSGTPAELKQFYHAESFDEVFLNAGRVKHENSSVN; encoded by the coding sequence ATGAGTGTAAGTATAGCAATCGAAAAGATAAGTAAGAGCTTCGGTAAAAAAGTCGTTTTAAGTCAAATTGATTTAAAGATTGAAGAAGGAAAAATATATGGATTTATCGGACCTTCCGGAGCAGGTAAAACAACATTGGTCAAAATGATTGTTGGAATGGATCAGCCAGATACCGGAACCATTCATGTTCTAGACAAAAAAGTTCCCAACTTAGAATTACTTCAGGAAATTGGTTATATGGCACAATCGGATGCTTTGTACACAGAACTTACAGGTAAAGAAAATCTTCAATTTTTCGCTTCCCTCTTCAAATTAAACAGAGCAGAAATGAAGGAGCGTATTGCTTACGCAGCTGATTTAGTCAACCTTACCAGCGACTTAAATAAAAAAGTATCTGCCTATTCCGGCGGGATGAAGCGCCGATTGTCTTTGGCCATTGCTTTAATTCAAAATCCTAAGATTTTAATCTTAGATGAACCAACCGTTGGGATTGATCCTGAACTAAGACTAAGCATCTGGAACGAACTGCTTCGTTTAAAAAAGGAGGAAGGCAAAACGATTATTGTTACCACTCATGTAATGGATGAAGCGGAAAAATGCGACTTTATTGCAATGGTTCGGGATGGTGTCATCTTAACAAGCGGAACTCCAGCTGAATTAAAACAGTTTTATCATGCTGAAAGTTTTGATGAGGTATTTTTAAATGCCGGGAGGGTTAAACATGAGAATTCTAGCGTTAATTAA
- a CDS encoding sporulation protein, producing the protein MSFFKKALASIGIGNAKVDARLEKDEWRQGEEVRGEIVLTGGNVGQKIEDIYMEVCCTYIREVDDKKITDTAVLDRFRIVQQTDLRAGEEIRVPFSFVLPYETPISAGNSKVWVRTTLGIEQGVDASDYDSIYVRPSELTEKVINTFHQLGFKTRKVENEYVKRYARGRYPFLQEFEFYPVTGPFYRAFDEVEVAFRYRTEDEVDLLMEVDRRGRGLMGFLSEALEMDETKLSLSVNRHNVHQLPNMIEDVLRRYR; encoded by the coding sequence ATGTCATTTTTCAAAAAAGCGTTAGCCTCCATTGGAATCGGTAATGCTAAGGTGGATGCAAGACTAGAAAAGGACGAATGGAGACAAGGTGAGGAAGTCCGTGGTGAAATTGTCCTTACCGGCGGAAATGTAGGGCAAAAAATTGAGGATATTTACATGGAAGTATGCTGTACATACATCCGTGAAGTGGATGACAAAAAGATTACGGATACTGCTGTATTAGACCGCTTCCGGATTGTCCAGCAAACCGATTTACGGGCTGGTGAAGAAATAAGGGTTCCTTTTTCCTTTGTCCTCCCATATGAAACTCCGATTTCTGCAGGGAATTCAAAAGTATGGGTTCGCACTACACTTGGGATTGAACAAGGTGTAGATGCAAGTGATTATGATAGTATCTATGTCCGTCCAAGTGAGCTGACTGAAAAAGTAATTAACACCTTCCACCAGCTGGGATTTAAAACGCGCAAGGTAGAAAACGAATATGTAAAAAGGTATGCTCGAGGTCGTTATCCGTTCTTGCAAGAATTTGAGTTTTATCCAGTAACTGGTCCTTTTTACCGTGCCTTTGATGAAGTAGAGGTCGCTTTCCGCTATAGAACGGAGGATGAAGTCGATCTTCTTATGGAGGTTGACCGGAGAGGCCGAGGATTAATGGGCTTTTTAAGCGAAGCGTTAGAAATGGACGAAACCAAGCTATCTCTTTCTGTTAACCGTCATAATGTTCATCAGCTGCCTAACATGATTGAAGATGTATTACGCCGATATCGATAA
- a CDS encoding HD domain-containing protein, protein MIVDPIYGSFELEPVLNDLLQSRPVQRLRGVHQGGASYLVNPKWCVTRYEHSVGVMLLVLRMGGSVEEQIAALLHDVSHTAFSHVTDFALRNKEEDYHEQIFKRVIEESEIPKILQNYGYTTEQIFSDFSKWTILEQPSPDLCADRIDYTLRDQYHYFHLNQDEIQTLLESLTVVDGLLCFRTIDAAEKFNSLYYQEVIDFFMDPLNAYGYWKLSIAIALGLKKKILEMNDLLKEDQEIWEILQQSRDPDVRQIMKQIHPHAEVVIDEKNYDFYTKNKIRLIDPMVLQNGEKVRASSISEEVEKLNQTAIERFNRGARIRVVSFNTAK, encoded by the coding sequence TTGATCGTTGATCCTATTTACGGGAGTTTTGAGCTAGAGCCTGTATTAAATGATCTTCTTCAGTCAAGACCTGTGCAGCGGTTACGTGGTGTTCATCAGGGGGGTGCCAGTTACTTAGTGAATCCTAAGTGGTGTGTAACCAGGTATGAGCATTCTGTTGGTGTAATGCTATTAGTTTTGAGGATGGGCGGGAGTGTAGAGGAACAAATTGCTGCCCTGCTTCATGATGTCTCACATACGGCTTTTTCTCATGTCACTGATTTTGCTCTGCGTAATAAAGAGGAGGACTACCACGAACAAATTTTTAAAAGAGTGATAGAAGAATCAGAGATTCCGAAGATCCTTCAGAATTATGGCTACACGACTGAACAAATCTTTAGTGACTTTTCTAAGTGGACGATTTTGGAGCAGCCGTCTCCTGACTTATGTGCAGATCGGATTGATTATACGCTAAGAGATCAATATCATTATTTTCACCTTAATCAAGACGAAATTCAAACCCTGTTAGAGTCATTAACGGTTGTTGACGGGTTATTATGTTTTCGTACGATAGACGCGGCCGAGAAGTTTAATAGCCTTTATTATCAAGAAGTTATAGATTTTTTTATGGACCCCTTAAACGCATATGGCTATTGGAAGCTTTCGATTGCTATTGCACTTGGTTTAAAAAAGAAAATCCTCGAAATGAATGATTTATTAAAAGAAGATCAGGAAATTTGGGAGATCTTGCAGCAGAGCAGGGACCCAGACGTTCGGCAGATTATGAAACAGATCCACCCGCATGCAGAAGTTGTAATAGATGAAAAAAATTACGATTTTTATACAAAAAATAAAATAAGACTGATAGATCCAATGGTGCTCCAAAACGGGGAAAAAGTAAGAGCCTCTTCCATATCAGAAGAGGTTGAGAAGCTGAATCAGACTGCCATTGAAAGATTTAACAGGGGTGCCAGGATTCGCGTTGTGTCTTTTAACACGGCAAAGTAA
- a CDS encoding DUF2569 domain-containing protein codes for MEQEIQTQSAIHPNKYEGIKGWLIFVIVFLAANPIGSLYHVTTNLIPFFQEGNWDDITTKGTKLYHPIFGTVIVLELAMYIFITVMTVFLLYQMLRRRAIFPKLFISFLLADLIIGFLYAGGYMIVTTFVPAFQDVREDLYFEIGTSVGSHILFALIWIPYFLKSKRVKATFTTDAYEDS; via the coding sequence ATGGAACAGGAAATTCAAACACAATCTGCGATCCATCCAAATAAATACGAAGGAATAAAAGGCTGGCTTATTTTTGTAATCGTCTTTCTCGCTGCAAATCCAATCGGAAGTCTATATCATGTTACTACGAATCTCATTCCTTTTTTTCAAGAGGGCAATTGGGATGATATAACTACTAAAGGGACCAAGCTCTATCACCCGATTTTTGGAACTGTCATTGTTTTAGAATTGGCTATGTATATCTTTATTACCGTTATGACTGTATTCCTTTTGTATCAAATGCTGCGCAGAAGAGCAATCTTTCCGAAACTGTTTATTTCGTTTCTGCTTGCTGATTTAATCATTGGCTTTCTCTATGCAGGCGGCTATATGATTGTTACTACGTTTGTTCCTGCTTTCCAGGATGTACGCGAAGATCTCTACTTTGAAATAGGAACTTCGGTCGGATCACATATCTTGTTTGCATTGATTTGGATTCCCTACTTTTTAAAATCAAAAAGAGTAAAAGCTACCTTTACAACAGATGCCTATGAAGACTCTTAA
- a CDS encoding HAD hydrolase-like protein, with protein sequence MRLLWDFDGTLFDTYPLYVRLLDQVLEGRINQDELYQHMKVSFSHAFQHFQITNKEFEKMRELEEQVGMKGFQPFPFVHQVLAQSDVNVIVTHKERDIVEKVLEYHSMSSLFDEVIGKEDGYPRKPDTAAYSYLHNKYFLDGVVGDRELDLIPGKKLGLVTVMFQGRSDVADGMIDSYRDFPYSLFK encoded by the coding sequence ATGAGATTATTATGGGATTTTGATGGCACCCTATTTGATACTTATCCTCTATACGTAAGGTTATTGGATCAAGTATTGGAAGGGAGGATCAATCAAGACGAACTTTACCAGCATATGAAGGTATCTTTCTCGCATGCATTTCAGCATTTTCAAATTACTAATAAGGAATTTGAAAAAATGCGAGAGCTCGAGGAACAGGTGGGGATGAAGGGGTTTCAGCCATTTCCGTTTGTACATCAAGTGTTGGCACAGTCGGATGTTAACGTGATTGTCACTCATAAAGAACGTGACATTGTAGAAAAGGTTCTTGAATACCACAGTATGTCGTCTTTGTTCGATGAGGTAATCGGAAAGGAAGACGGCTATCCAAGAAAACCTGATACTGCAGCCTATTCGTACCTTCATAATAAATATTTTCTTGATGGCGTAGTAGGGGATCGAGAACTTGATCTCATCCCAGGTAAAAAACTGGGCTTGGTCACAGTCATGTTTCAAGGGCGGTCGGATGTGGCTGATGGTATGATTGACAGTTATCGTGATTTTCCGTATTCCTTATTTAAATAA
- a CDS encoding HD domain-containing protein, with protein sequence MELLKNVHYLEVHERNILINTIEFASRAHKGQVRDTGEPFIMHPLTVAQMLADYQADLVTLQAAVLHDVVEDTAVSIEEIDAEFGKKVSYIVNALTKGKKPLHLDRYEFMQSYYTQLLLASSHDVRVAVIKIFDRLHNIQTLHGKPVSKQVTYANETLTFFAPLLKKLGLRSLLHTLEERALFYLNQDRLKKANEFISQYKKQLEPIQDRLAYHLNRAQLKVSIQLDQTPVYSLLSSLQSDGVLEREVYIRIHTHSEKECYRALKEIHSIWKPVNAEFTNFMHQQAAPFDPYIETFIETNDNQRSTVKIMTKKNAHRYDHGILSILNRPINPFHFYRSIEYRLEDLNAEMIIHECFLPMIHVYNQYGEVVVIPEGATVVDYLFHVYGDRAFFTTNIKINGKVAKVNKCLHAGDRIYCTIGTKPITAPDWIHFATTSKALMHLEKQKF encoded by the coding sequence ATGGAATTATTAAAGAATGTCCATTACCTCGAAGTTCACGAACGCAATATTTTGATAAACACGATAGAATTTGCTTCGCGTGCCCATAAGGGTCAGGTCAGGGACACAGGTGAACCTTTTATTATGCACCCTCTAACTGTAGCTCAAATGCTGGCAGACTATCAGGCTGATCTTGTAACCCTTCAGGCAGCTGTTCTCCACGATGTTGTCGAAGATACAGCAGTCTCAATTGAAGAGATTGACGCTGAATTCGGTAAAAAGGTATCGTATATCGTCAACGCTTTAACAAAAGGGAAAAAGCCTCTACATTTGGACCGCTACGAATTTATGCAAAGCTATTACACGCAATTGTTACTCGCTTCCAGCCATGATGTTAGAGTAGCCGTTATAAAAATTTTTGATCGCCTTCACAATATTCAAACACTGCACGGAAAGCCGGTCTCTAAACAAGTCACCTATGCCAATGAAACCTTAACTTTTTTTGCACCTTTATTGAAAAAATTAGGGCTCCGCTCCTTACTTCATACTTTAGAAGAACGAGCCTTATTCTATTTAAATCAGGATAGGCTTAAAAAAGCCAACGAATTTATTAGCCAATATAAGAAACAGCTTGAACCCATACAAGACAGACTTGCCTACCATTTAAATCGAGCTCAGCTGAAGGTATCAATCCAGCTCGATCAAACCCCCGTTTATTCGCTCTTATCCTCATTGCAATCTGATGGGGTATTGGAGAGGGAAGTGTATATTCGCATTCATACCCATTCTGAAAAGGAATGCTATCGGGCTTTAAAAGAAATCCACTCCATTTGGAAACCAGTAAACGCAGAATTCACTAACTTTATGCATCAGCAGGCTGCACCGTTTGATCCATATATCGAAACTTTTATTGAAACCAATGATAATCAAAGATCCACGGTAAAAATCATGACAAAGAAAAATGCCCATAGGTACGATCATGGAATCTTATCTATTCTTAATAGGCCGATTAATCCCTTTCATTTCTATCGTTCTATTGAATATAGATTAGAGGATTTAAACGCGGAAATGATTATCCATGAATGTTTTTTGCCAATGATTCATGTCTATAATCAATACGGAGAAGTCGTGGTCATTCCAGAAGGTGCAACGGTGGTGGATTATCTTTTTCATGTTTATGGAGATAGGGCATTCTTCACCACGAATATAAAGATTAATGGCAAGGTTGCAAAAGTAAACAAATGCTTGCATGCAGGTGATCGGATTTACTGTACAATTGGCACGAAACCCATTACAGCTCCTGATTGGATCCACTTTGCTACGACAAGCAAAGCTCTCATGCATTTAGAAAAACAAAAATTTTAG
- a CDS encoding LysR family transcriptional regulator — protein sequence MELKWLKTFLLAAKYENFRKAADELFVSQPTVTVHIQLLEKELGCKLFKRDGRQIMLTEVGRSYIVHAQKLLFLYEDGIAEVNRIQQGYQTKLTLAVSPEIASSILPALIRSYLNLYPTIDLDIQVVESIDIPELIIRGEADIGLSRQQFQMKGLSCIPLQKDQVKLIVPHDGFDPETGPPLEVDDLFQNKRLIVHSHPEYWEDLLPLIKSVYPHIKTMFVSQVHVTKRFIEEGLGISFLPISIVQRELLEGRLLEVETPDFPKISAQSYALTKYESDEINRFIHYISQYRI from the coding sequence ATGGAACTCAAATGGTTAAAAACGTTTTTACTGGCAGCCAAATACGAAAACTTTCGCAAAGCGGCAGATGAACTGTTTGTTTCCCAGCCAACCGTAACAGTTCATATTCAATTGTTAGAAAAAGAATTAGGATGCAAATTGTTTAAAAGAGATGGCCGGCAAATCATGCTTACTGAGGTAGGGCGAAGCTATATTGTACATGCTCAAAAGCTTCTCTTTCTTTATGAGGATGGTATCGCGGAAGTAAATCGGATTCAACAAGGCTATCAAACGAAACTCACCTTAGCTGTTTCCCCTGAGATTGCCTCTTCTATCTTACCTGCACTGATTCGATCCTATTTAAATCTATATCCAACGATTGACTTAGATATCCAAGTGGTTGAATCAATCGATATTCCAGAGCTCATTATCCGCGGTGAGGCAGATATCGGATTGTCCAGGCAGCAATTTCAGATGAAAGGATTATCCTGTATCCCGCTACAAAAAGATCAGGTAAAACTCATAGTTCCTCATGATGGCTTTGATCCTGAAACTGGTCCGCCTTTAGAGGTAGATGATCTGTTTCAAAATAAAAGGCTGATTGTCCATTCCCATCCAGAGTACTGGGAGGATTTGCTTCCTTTGATTAAATCTGTCTATCCGCATATCAAAACGATGTTTGTATCACAGGTCCATGTGACAAAGCGTTTCATAGAAGAAGGACTAGGTATTTCGTTTTTACCAATTTCGATTGTCCAAAGGGAACTGCTTGAGGGCCGCTTATTAGAAGTAGAAACGCCAGACTTCCCCAAGATCTCTGCTCAGTCATATGCCCTCACTAAATATGAAAGCGATGAAATTAATCGCTTTATTCACTATATTTCACAATATCGTATTTAA
- a CDS encoding citrate synthase/methylcitrate synthase, with protein sequence MNVSKGLKGVVAAQTALSLVDGENGVLLYRGEHARELALAKSFEEVAYFIWHETWPNEEELQDLKKQIKGDRSLPEHIRSILSSLPLNTSIMSALRTAISSLGTDEYGWKPDLGQAITLTAITPTIISYWYRRQKEEKFVEPRDDLDFVANYLYMLNGEVPKAAHVRALEAYMILTMEHGFNASTFSARVTVSTESDMISAITAAVGTMKGPLHGGAPSGVIEMLEEIGMIENAYQWIEDKLTKNERIMGFGHRVYKTNDPRAEALRQIAQQVGEEDEWLALAHQVEERVIEKLAEWKPGRKLYTNVEYYAAAVMRALEMEKELFTPTFSASRMVGWTAHVLEQASDNTIYRPQAEYTGKVPAL encoded by the coding sequence ATGAACGTGTCAAAAGGTTTAAAAGGCGTGGTTGCTGCCCAAACAGCACTTAGTTTAGTAGATGGGGAGAACGGAGTACTATTATACCGGGGTGAACATGCAAGGGAACTGGCTCTGGCAAAGTCGTTTGAGGAAGTGGCATATTTCATTTGGCATGAGACTTGGCCAAATGAGGAAGAGCTCCAAGATTTGAAAAAACAGATTAAGGGTGACCGTTCTTTACCAGAGCATATCCGATCCATTCTCAGTTCGCTTCCGTTAAATACAAGCATCATGAGTGCTCTTAGAACAGCGATATCCTCACTTGGTACAGATGAGTACGGCTGGAAGCCTGATTTAGGACAGGCCATTACACTAACGGCGATTACGCCAACCATTATCAGCTATTGGTATAGAAGACAAAAAGAAGAAAAGTTTGTTGAGCCAAGAGATGATTTAGATTTTGTCGCAAATTATTTATACATGTTAAACGGCGAAGTACCAAAGGCTGCTCATGTGAGGGCATTAGAAGCTTATATGATTTTAACGATGGAACACGGGTTTAATGCCTCGACATTTTCGGCTAGAGTTACAGTCTCTACTGAATCAGATATGATTTCAGCGATAACAGCAGCAGTGGGAACCATGAAAGGCCCATTACATGGCGGTGCGCCAAGTGGTGTAATTGAGATGTTAGAGGAAATTGGCATGATTGAAAATGCATACCAATGGATTGAAGACAAGCTTACTAAGAATGAAAGAATCATGGGATTCGGGCATCGGGTGTACAAAACAAACGATCCGAGAGCAGAGGCGCTTAGACAAATCGCCCAGCAAGTCGGAGAAGAGGATGAGTGGCTAGCCCTTGCTCACCAGGTAGAGGAACGAGTCATTGAAAAGTTAGCAGAGTGGAAGCCTGGCCGCAAATTGTATACGAATGTTGAGTATTATGCAGCGGCTGTAATGCGCGCCCTTGAGATGGAAAAAGAGTTATTTACACCAACCTTTTCAGCTAGCAGGATGGTTGGATGGACTGCACATGTACTTGAGCAGGCAAGTGATAATACGATTTATCGTCCACAGGCTGAATATACTGGAAAAGTTCCAGCTCTATAA
- a CDS encoding cytochrome C oxidase subunit II, with product MKKIFALFVAATVLFLAACGGGEEGTSSELADQQLNIVAENWTFDQEEYRISSGEVSIILENESGLHGIQIQETGDAIEAGKPKTLNLEPGTYTLVCNIMCGTGHAEMKSTLIVE from the coding sequence ATGAAAAAGATATTCGCTTTATTTGTTGCCGCCACCGTCTTATTCCTAGCAGCATGTGGCGGGGGAGAGGAAGGCACTTCAAGCGAACTTGCGGATCAACAGTTAAACATCGTAGCTGAAAACTGGACTTTTGACCAAGAAGAATACAGAATATCTAGCGGAGAAGTCTCTATTATATTAGAAAATGAAAGCGGTCTTCATGGGATTCAAATCCAAGAAACTGGAGACGCGATTGAAGCCGGGAAACCAAAAACCCTAAATCTAGAGCCGGGCACATATACACTCGTTTGTAATATCATGTGCGGAACAGGTCATGCTGAAATGAAATCTACATTGATAGTGGAATAA
- a CDS encoding metal-sensitive transcriptional regulator, translated as MVHHEQSDEHKENQHTRHSHHPDSVKKNLASRLNRIEGQIRGIKRMIECDTYCDDVITQIAATQSALNSVSKILLEGHLKGCVIDRIQEGDPEILDEFLTTVQKLMKK; from the coding sequence ATGGTACACCATGAACAAAGTGATGAGCATAAAGAAAATCAGCACACAAGACATAGTCACCATCCTGACTCTGTGAAAAAAAATTTGGCATCCCGCTTAAACCGGATTGAAGGGCAAATTCGAGGCATTAAACGTATGATTGAATGTGATACTTATTGTGATGATGTGATTACACAAATTGCAGCTACACAGTCGGCACTAAACAGTGTCTCAAAAATATTATTAGAGGGTCATCTAAAAGGATGTGTAATCGACCGGATTCAAGAAGGCGATCCAGAAATCCTCGATGAATTTTTAACAACGGTTCAAAAGCTAATGAAAAAATAA
- the copZ gene encoding copper chaperone CopZ: MQSIVLDVKGMSCGHCVRAIEGAVGGLDGVEKVAVALEEGKVEVEFSPEKLSVEKIKEAIDEEGYDVE, from the coding sequence ATGCAAAGTATCGTTCTAGATGTGAAGGGAATGTCTTGTGGTCATTGTGTTAGAGCTATTGAAGGCGCTGTGGGCGGTCTCGATGGAGTTGAAAAAGTAGCCGTTGCACTTGAAGAAGGAAAAGTAGAAGTTGAATTTTCTCCTGAAAAACTGTCGGTTGAAAAAATTAAAGAAGCCATTGATGAAGAGGGCTATGACGTTGAATAA